A window of Xiphophorus hellerii strain 12219 chromosome 7, Xiphophorus_hellerii-4.1, whole genome shotgun sequence contains these coding sequences:
- the tent5c gene encoding terminal nucleotidyltransferase 5C isoform X2 — MENKEESSCSSVSDLTWEQVSRLNDVLTEVVPVHGRGNFPTLEVQLKDIVARVRSHLELSGIRVKDIRLNGSTASHVLVQDIGWSYKDLDFIFRVDLPTEAEFRLVKDVVLGILLDFLPEGVNKEKITPMTLKEAYVQKLVKVNTEQDRWSLISLSNNNGRNVELKFVDSIRRQFEFSVDSFQIVLDSVLSHYEQQQPAAAMSEQFHPAVRGESVYGDFNAALGHLRNKLIATKRPEEIRGGGLLKYCNLLVRDFQPANQEEFKALERYMCSRFFIDFPDIGEQQRKVEAYLMSHFIGEEKSKYDYLQILRKVVNESTVCLMGHERRQTLHLLSLMAFRVLAEQSAIPDASCVTCYYQPAPYIRDHNFSNYYVANQNIPTWLPCN, encoded by the coding sequence ATGGAGAACAAGGAAGAATCCAGCTGCAGCTCCGTCAGCGACCTCACCTGGGAGCAGGTGAGCCGGCTGAACGACGTTCTCACAGAGGTGGTCCCGGTCCACGGCCGGGGGAACTTCCCCACCCTGGAGGTGCAGCTGAAGGACATCGTGGCGCGCGTGCGCTCCCACCTGGAACTGAGCGGCATCCGGGTGAAGGACATCCGGCTCAACGGCTCCACGGCCAGCCACGTGCTGGTGCAGGACATCGGCTGGAGCTACAAGGACCTGGACTTCATCTTCCGGGTGGACCTGCCCACCGAGGCCGAGTTCCGGCTGGTCAAAGACGTGGTGCTGGGGATTCTGCTGGACTTCCTGCCCGAGGGCGTCAACAAGGAGAAGATCACCCCCATGACTCTGAAGGAGGCCTACGTCCAGAAACTGGTGAAGGTCAACACAGAGCAGGACCGCTGGAGCCTCATCTCGCTGTCCAACAACAACGGCCGCAACGTGGAGCTGAAGTTCGTCGACTCGATACGCCGGCAGTTTGAGTTCAGCGTGGACTCGTTTCAGATCGTGCTGGACTCCGTCCTGTCCCACtacgagcagcagcagccggcGGCGGCCATGTCCGAGCAATTCCACCCGGCCGTCCGAGGCGAGAGCGTGTACGGAGACTTCAACGCCGCGCTCGGGCACCTGCGCAACAAGCTCATCGCCACCAAGCGGCCCGAGGAGATCCGCGGCGGCGGCCTGCTCAAGTACTGCAACCTGCTGGTGCGTGACTTCCAGCCGGCCAATCAGGAGGAGTTCAAGGCCCTGGAGCGCTACATGTGCTCCCGCTTCTTCATAGACTTTCCCGACATCGGAGAGCAGCAGCGCAAGGTGGAGGCCTACCTGATGAGCCACTTCATCGGCGAGGAGAAGAGCAAGTACGACTACCTGCAGATCCTCCGCAAGGTGGTGAACGAGAGCACCGTGTGCCTGATGGGCCACGAGCGGCGGCAGACGCTGCACCTGCTGTCGCTGATGGCCTTCCGGGTGCTGGCGGAGCAGAGCGCCATCCCAGACGCGTCCTGCGTCACCTGCTACTACCAGCCGGCGCCCTACATCAGAGACCACAACTTCAGCAACTACTACGTGGCGAACCAGAACATTCCAACATGGCTGCCGTGTAACTGA
- the tent5c gene encoding terminal nucleotidyltransferase 5C isoform X1 codes for MTCSRASSSPRRSNSGLCGGVCVNSTSFSDFECFHCTLLVTKFEACVRMENKEESSCSSVSDLTWEQVSRLNDVLTEVVPVHGRGNFPTLEVQLKDIVARVRSHLELSGIRVKDIRLNGSTASHVLVQDIGWSYKDLDFIFRVDLPTEAEFRLVKDVVLGILLDFLPEGVNKEKITPMTLKEAYVQKLVKVNTEQDRWSLISLSNNNGRNVELKFVDSIRRQFEFSVDSFQIVLDSVLSHYEQQQPAAAMSEQFHPAVRGESVYGDFNAALGHLRNKLIATKRPEEIRGGGLLKYCNLLVRDFQPANQEEFKALERYMCSRFFIDFPDIGEQQRKVEAYLMSHFIGEEKSKYDYLQILRKVVNESTVCLMGHERRQTLHLLSLMAFRVLAEQSAIPDASCVTCYYQPAPYIRDHNFSNYYVANQNIPTWLPCN; via the exons ATAGTGGATTATGTGGAGGCGTGTGCGTGAATTCAACATCTTTTTCGGACTTTGAATGCTTCCACTGCACTCTCTTGGTAAC TAAATTTGAAGCTTGCGTGAGGATGGAGAACAAGGAAGAATCCAGCTGCAGCTCCGTCAGCGACCTCACCTGGGAGCAGGTGAGCCGGCTGAACGACGTTCTCACAGAGGTGGTCCCGGTCCACGGCCGGGGGAACTTCCCCACCCTGGAGGTGCAGCTGAAGGACATCGTGGCGCGCGTGCGCTCCCACCTGGAACTGAGCGGCATCCGGGTGAAGGACATCCGGCTCAACGGCTCCACGGCCAGCCACGTGCTGGTGCAGGACATCGGCTGGAGCTACAAGGACCTGGACTTCATCTTCCGGGTGGACCTGCCCACCGAGGCCGAGTTCCGGCTGGTCAAAGACGTGGTGCTGGGGATTCTGCTGGACTTCCTGCCCGAGGGCGTCAACAAGGAGAAGATCACCCCCATGACTCTGAAGGAGGCCTACGTCCAGAAACTGGTGAAGGTCAACACAGAGCAGGACCGCTGGAGCCTCATCTCGCTGTCCAACAACAACGGCCGCAACGTGGAGCTGAAGTTCGTCGACTCGATACGCCGGCAGTTTGAGTTCAGCGTGGACTCGTTTCAGATCGTGCTGGACTCCGTCCTGTCCCACtacgagcagcagcagccggcGGCGGCCATGTCCGAGCAATTCCACCCGGCCGTCCGAGGCGAGAGCGTGTACGGAGACTTCAACGCCGCGCTCGGGCACCTGCGCAACAAGCTCATCGCCACCAAGCGGCCCGAGGAGATCCGCGGCGGCGGCCTGCTCAAGTACTGCAACCTGCTGGTGCGTGACTTCCAGCCGGCCAATCAGGAGGAGTTCAAGGCCCTGGAGCGCTACATGTGCTCCCGCTTCTTCATAGACTTTCCCGACATCGGAGAGCAGCAGCGCAAGGTGGAGGCCTACCTGATGAGCCACTTCATCGGCGAGGAGAAGAGCAAGTACGACTACCTGCAGATCCTCCGCAAGGTGGTGAACGAGAGCACCGTGTGCCTGATGGGCCACGAGCGGCGGCAGACGCTGCACCTGCTGTCGCTGATGGCCTTCCGGGTGCTGGCGGAGCAGAGCGCCATCCCAGACGCGTCCTGCGTCACCTGCTACTACCAGCCGGCGCCCTACATCAGAGACCACAACTTCAGCAACTACTACGTGGCGAACCAGAACATTCCAACATGGCTGCCGTGTAACTGA